The DNA sequence TTTTTGCATTGGCAATGGCTGTATTTAATTGAGGTAGTTCTTGTTCTAAAATATGATAACGGTTGCGCCAAGAATTTAGTTCAACATCCGATGTTAAATTTAAAGTTTTCAATCGTTCTTCGATTGCCTTGCACTCCCCTTCAAGAAGATTGGCTTCCTTCTCCGCCTGTTGACGCATATCTTCTAAAATTTGGTAGCCAGTCAGTTTTCGTAAAATTTCTCGGCGTTCCGTAGCTTCACTTTTAAGGAATTTATCGAATTGTCCTTGAGGTAAAAAGATAACTTTGGTAAAAGTATCAAAATTCATCCTCAAAATATTCTCAATTGCCGTATTAATTTCTGTCTCCCTTTGTTCTCCCAAAGGTTGCCAATCACCTTTAATTCGCTTTTCTAATTTGAAGTTAGTTTGCGATGTTTTAGCACGATATAGCCAGGAGCGAAAAACTTGATATTCAATATCATCTACTAAAAAACGTAATGATACTTGTAATCTTAAACTACCCTGACTCAATAATTCTTTGGGTTGAGTTTTACCACCAAATCTTGCCACCTTTCCATAAAGTGCTAAAGTCATGGCATCTAGCAAGGAAGATTTACCTGCACCAGTTGGGCCAGTAATAGCAAATAAATCTAATTTCTCGAAGGGAATCGTGGTCTGATTGCGAAAACTGGTAAAACCTTCTACTGTCAGTTCAAGTGGTCGCATCTTGGTTTTCCTTAATTTCTTTGTATAGTTGCTCAAACTTCGCCACAACAGCAGAATTTGGTGTTGTCTTTAATACATCTTGAAAATAGCGTTTAAATTCTTCTACTGGATCAAAATCTTCTCTGCTTACAGATTTTTCCTGATTTGGCTTAACTTCTGGATAACTTGGCTCAATTTGCAGCACTTTGTCACCACAAATTTTGCGAATTTTGTCAGCTAATCCCATTTGAGGTGTTTGTAGCTTAATAATCACCTTGAGATAACCAGAATAATCACGCAGAGGTTCTAGTTTTTCTTCGTAATCGCTCAGTTCACATTCGACTATCTGCAAAGGTTTTTGACAAGGAATAGATATAAATTGAGGTTTCGCGGGAGAACCTGGTTCAACATCAATCAGATAAAATCCCTTATCTTCCCCAACTTCACCAAAGTCTACTTGAATTAAAGAACCAGAATAGTATGTAGGAGCGGCAACAGGAATTTGTTGGGGTTTATGGATGTGTCCGAGAGCAATGTATTGAGCTTCAGCAGGTAGGCTTTGCCCAGCCAAGGCGTAGGTTTCTTTGGTGTGATGACGGGCTTCGGAATTGGCTAATCTCGCACCATCAATAGTGAGATGAGCCATGAAGATATTAACGCTGTCATCTTGAAAACCGCCCGCTAAATTGTTGAGGCATTTACTTAGCCTTTCTTTGTAGTTTCCTATTTGTTCCAACTCGTTCATTGTCCACAGATTCTCAACTGTTAACAGCCGTCTTTCCGAAGCAAAAGGCATAGCTGCAACGCGCAGTCTACCATTAGGGGTTTCCAAGCTAATCAAACCTCCCTGCTTTACATTACGAGGTTTACCTAGAATATGCACGCCAGCTAAAGATACAAGATTAGCTATGCCATCAAAACGGGAGGCGGAATCATGATTACCAGCGATCGCTATTGCGGGAATTTTGGCAGTTCGCAATCCTTCAAAAAACTGATATGCAACTCTCTCCGCCTCGGCTGGAGGGTTGGAAGTTTCAAAAATATCACCTGCGATTAATACCGCATCAACTTCTAATTCTTTGGCTTGTCGTAAAAGTTGCTGGAGAGCAAATTCAATTTCTGGGGTACGATCCTTGCCTTTAAGATGTCGCCCTAAATGCCAGTCAGATGTATGAATTAAACGCAAGATTCCTCCTAAAAACGATCAAAATCAGCTTCAATACTGGCGATTTCTGCTTGGCTCAAAAACACTTCCTCTTTGCGTGTCGCATAGGCAGGGAAGGGGAAATTCACCAAAATGGGCGCAGGAACTTCTGGTTGATGCACAAACATCGTGCCAGATTTAAGAAATAAGGCTCGTTTGCGACAAGAACCAGTGAGAAAGTTGTATTCAGGGCGTTCTGCTTCTGCGGAATCTAACCTACCTACAACACGGATAGCTGCTTGCCCAACAACACGCCGTTCAACTTCTGAAGCTGTTTGCTGTGCGCCAATTAATATGATTCCCAAAGAGCGTCCTCGTTCTGCAATGTCTACCAACAAATCTTTAATTGGGCTACGTCCATCGCGGGGGGCATATTTGTTTAACTCATCTAGGACGATAAAAACAACAGGCTCTCTTCCCTGTTTTTCTTTTTGAAAAAATAGTTTTTGTAGTAAAACACCCACAACAAATTTTTGGGCGCGGGCGGTAAGTTTGTGGATATCAGTTACAGTTAGTTGCGTATCTGAAGCTAGTGGATTGAGTTGATAGTTAGCAAGTTCATCTGGTGATAAATCACCTCGAATTAAATGGCTAACTTCACTACTAATACCGTATAAACGCCGAATCATTGCTTCTGCGGTAGCAGGTACATTTCGCCCTAACCAACGCCTATTTTCTTCTCTATCTTCATCATTGAGCAGTTTATCTTCTAAGAAGTCGATTAAATCTCTAAAACTTTTTATTTCTGTTTTACCTTCTTCTCCAAACGCTTCTACTTCTAAATGGGCTTGGAGTTTACGCCGCCGCTTTCTATCAATCTCGTCATTTTCTTCTGCTAGTCGTGCTAATCGTTCTTCTACAGTTGTTACTAAATAAGATAAATTCCCCCTGTCTAAATCTTCGCCTGTGAACAAAAAACGAAATAGGCGATCGCGGCACAGTTCCCGAATACTCCACAAATAGACTGATATCCCTTCAGAACGTTGTTCTAAATCAGAATCAACCGTTCGGGCATCTTTTTTAGGAGCAGCACGAAAACTTGTACTTTTAAAAGGCTGTACTGGCAATTTTAAAATTTCATATTTACTTTGATTTTTGCCATTAACCGCATTACCATAGGTTTGATTAAGTTTATCTAAAAAGAATAAATCTTCGCCTTTAACATTAAAAATGAGTGCTTTTGTATTAGCTTTATAAGACCCTAAAACAGGAGAATTAAAAATAGAATATAACAAAAATAAAGCATAAGAAGTTTTAGTTGCGACTCCAGAAACACCGGAGATATTTACATGAGCGCCTTTCTCTCCATTAATAAATGAATAGTTAAAATAAGCTGCATTACCATTATTCATAATACCAGCCGGAATCGGGGTATCCATGCTGTCAAAATATAATGCCGATGCCAGTTGCTTATCTACGGCTAGGTAAACCTTATCGCCTGGTTGAGGCGGTAAATATTCTTCGGGTTCAATTCTGGTAACTTGAACGTGAGCAGTATATGAAATATTGACAGGTAAAGTTCCCTTTTTTGCTACTAATAAAGTATCAGTATCAAACTGCGCTCCTTCGTATTGAGTGCGAACATAATCAACCACGCCATAAAAATGAACAATTCCCTCACCATCAGGGCGTTTAGTTTCCACTGCTACAACATCATCTAGGCGTAAAACTTTCTCTGTGTCTACTGCTATCCAAAATTCCAAAGGAGTAGCTTCTTGAGTACCAAGCACATAACCAATTGCTTCAGAAGATGTCATTGATTTTTTCCAAAAGATGCTAAAAAGTTTTGTAATCGCCGCTTAATTAATGTTGCGTCACCCATACGTCTGCCTAATTCCCGTTCCAAAGCGCCAACAGGTGCAAGGTTTTGTGGTGCGCGGGGATCTCTTGATGGATGGGAAGCATAATAAGGGATTAAATGGCAAGTTTGATTTGCTATTTCTTTAGCTTTTTCTAAAGGTACTTCGCTAGATAATTCCAGCCGCACAATACCATATAAATCGTGATAACCAAGTTGTTGTGGTAAATGTTGAAAATCACCAGATTTTAAATACCATGAATACTGTGATCTATTTTGCAATTTAATTTTAAAAATAGGTGTGCGTTGTCCTGGCGATAATTTCCATAGTAGAGCAGCATATTTTTCAGGTAAGTATTGTCTGTGCATGGTCTTGATATAGCCCAAAGTAAAAACAGGCGATTCATTTCGCAATGAGCCATCCCGAATCACCAAAGTATCCGCATCTTTTATATCTAGTTTGCCTACTAACTCTTCTTCAGCTTTCAACATAGCTGTTTGGACAATTACTCCCCTTGCTGCTGGGGTATTGTCAAATTTACTGTTAAATGGTTCGTATGATAATGATTTTGCTTTGCTTCCCAAAGGGCAAGGAATGGTTGTTGATACAGCTTCTTGTTCGCCACTAAAACCCACAACTCGCTGAATATCAATTTGC is a window from the Aulosira sp. FACHB-615 genome containing:
- a CDS encoding exonuclease SbcCD subunit D codes for the protein MRLIHTSDWHLGRHLKGKDRTPEIEFALQQLLRQAKELEVDAVLIAGDIFETSNPPAEAERVAYQFFEGLRTAKIPAIAIAGNHDSASRFDGIANLVSLAGVHILGKPRNVKQGGLISLETPNGRLRVAAMPFASERRLLTVENLWTMNELEQIGNYKERLSKCLNNLAGGFQDDSVNIFMAHLTIDGARLANSEARHHTKETYALAGQSLPAEAQYIALGHIHKPQQIPVAAPTYYSGSLIQVDFGEVGEDKGFYLIDVEPGSPAKPQFISIPCQKPLQIVECELSDYEEKLEPLRDYSGYLKVIIKLQTPQMGLADKIRKICGDKVLQIEPSYPEVKPNQEKSVSREDFDPVEEFKRYFQDVLKTTPNSAVVAKFEQLYKEIKENQDATT
- a CDS encoding ATP-binding protein, coding for MTSSEAIGYVLGTQEATPLEFWIAVDTEKVLRLDDVVAVETKRPDGEGIVHFYGVVDYVRTQYEGAQFDTDTLLVAKKGTLPVNISYTAHVQVTRIEPEEYLPPQPGDKVYLAVDKQLASALYFDSMDTPIPAGIMNNGNAAYFNYSFINGEKGAHVNISGVSGVATKTSYALFLLYSIFNSPVLGSYKANTKALIFNVKGEDLFFLDKLNQTYGNAVNGKNQSKYEILKLPVQPFKSTSFRAAPKKDARTVDSDLEQRSEGISVYLWSIRELCRDRLFRFLFTGEDLDRGNLSYLVTTVEERLARLAEENDEIDRKRRRKLQAHLEVEAFGEEGKTEIKSFRDLIDFLEDKLLNDEDREENRRWLGRNVPATAEAMIRRLYGISSEVSHLIRGDLSPDELANYQLNPLASDTQLTVTDIHKLTARAQKFVVGVLLQKLFFQKEKQGREPVVFIVLDELNKYAPRDGRSPIKDLLVDIAERGRSLGIILIGAQQTASEVERRVVGQAAIRVVGRLDSAEAERPEYNFLTGSCRKRALFLKSGTMFVHQPEVPAPILVNFPFPAYATRKEEVFLSQAEIASIEADFDRF